One window of the Pieris rapae chromosome 11, ilPieRapa1.1, whole genome shotgun sequence genome contains the following:
- the LOC110996877 gene encoding sulfotransferase 1C4 gives MASNNYPYEIKDVDIPETIVTRNHDEIIRIGPKGYIFPKTFRDMAADIYNMEVKPTDVYVFSYPRSGTTWTQELVWLVVNDLDYETALKIPLTDRYPFLEGPMLFNESTKKKILDRSKENESEAKDLQNVVKSAVELVNEMPSPRFIKTHLPLSLLPPNALEAKMVYVARDPRDAIVSYYHLIKSMKIANFDGDFKQFWIAAVKNYQSWSPYFENVKEAWEKRNHPNLLFLFYEDMRKDLESSVRRVCDFFGKKYSDDQIAKLCDHLTFDKFKNNPSVNYDLMKKIGLMHTDQEFVRKGKTGGWREYFDEEMTAEADKWIQENLRDTDLRFPSMQ, from the exons aaattaTCAGGATCGGACCTAAAGGCTACATATTCCCGAAAACGTTCAGAGACATGGCAGctgacatatataatatggaAGTGAAACCAACTGACGTATATGTCTTCAGTTATCCCAGATCAG GAACAACATGGACCCAGGAGTTAGTGTGGTTGGTGGTGAATGATTTGGACTATGAAACAGCATTGAAAATACCACTGACAGACAGATATCCATTCTTAGA AGGACCAATGCTCTTCAATGAATCAACTAAAAAGAAGATATTAGATCGAAGCAAAGAAAATGAATCCGAAgcaaaagatttacaaaatgtGGTGAAATCTGCGGTGGAACTCGTTAACGAGATGCCATCACCACGATTCATAAAGACCCACTTACCACTATCTTTATTACCACCAAACGCTCTCGAAGCCAAGATGGTATACGTTGCAAGAGATCCGCGTGATGCCATAGTCTCGTATTACCATTTAATAAAGTCAATGAAAATAGCCAATTTTGACGGAGATTTTAAACAGTTTTGGATCGCGGCTGTTAAGAATTACC AATCCTGGTCTCCATACTTTGAAAACGTGAAAGAGGCATGGGAAAAACGAAACCATCCCAACctgctttttttgttttatgaggACATGAGAAAG gatCTTGAATCATCCGTGCGTCGAGTTTGTGATTTCTTTGGCAAGAAATATTCCGACGATCAAATAGCCAAATTGTGTGATCATCTAACTTttgataaattcaaaaataatccTTCTGTCAATTACGATCTCATGAAGAAGATTGGATTAATGCATACTGATCAGGAATTCGTAAGAAAAG GTAAGACAGGCGGTTGGCGTGAGTACTTTGACGAAGAGATGACAGCTGAAGCAGATAAATGGATACAGGAAAATCTACGCGATACAGATTTACGCTTCCCAAGCATGcaataa